One Candidatus Flexicrinis proximus DNA window includes the following coding sequences:
- a CDS encoding glycoside hydrolase family 2 protein, which produces MRSSIAFNEGWLYCAQKVVDTLPDNGFVPVTLPHTNVVLPYHNFHDGEYQFDSTYRKRFKLDEKLNGRHVFVDFEGAMTAATVSINGHNFPEHKGGFVPFSLDLTEWLHEEGENLLTVHLDSRERTDIPPFGGTVDYLVFGGIYREVALRIVEPAFIENVFVKPMNVLSDSPYVEVDVTLTNLGESVRELSLYMAFGKLERIEEAEVMSEAPVPVTLPAKSTQTTTITLRPHKKVALWSIDTPQLYRMIVQLNNETRAAEDRKWSTFGFREARFKEDGFYLNGERVQLMGLNRHQTFPFIGAAAPERLQRKDADILKYECGVNIARTSHYPQSRHFLDRCDEIGLLVFEEIPGWQHIGDMAWQGLALRDVEAMIQRDHNHPSIIMWGVRINESWDNTEFYTKTNALARKLDPTRQTGGVRFFLGSEFLEDVFTFNDFSNTIVEPEHSPHLVTEYNGHMFPTKPWDHDARRVEHAIRHLRVQDRARAMGGVSGAIGWCAFDYNTHKEFGAGDRICYHGVMDIFRLPKYAMYAYRTQLADPRVQPVLKIACNWKPGDYNEGGTIQPITVLTNCDYVEAYVGGKLQGKFFPDRDDFPFLPHPPIKLHDLEIRLAFPWGDLRVVGFVDEKPAIEQSIDSDGVPARLVLSVDDNELRADGADMTRVVFKIIDKYGNVLPYAAAVVTLDAEGPADLLGDTVFPLIGGQAAIYLKSRRETGEVIVRATTPRLAPAQVTVGLR; this is translated from the coding sequence GTGCGGAGTTCAATCGCGTTCAATGAGGGTTGGCTGTACTGCGCGCAGAAAGTCGTGGATACGCTCCCCGACAACGGCTTCGTTCCGGTTACCTTGCCCCATACAAACGTAGTCCTGCCGTACCACAATTTCCACGACGGCGAGTATCAGTTCGACTCCACGTATCGGAAACGGTTCAAACTAGACGAAAAACTGAATGGACGGCATGTCTTCGTCGACTTCGAAGGGGCGATGACCGCCGCGACGGTTTCGATCAACGGGCACAACTTCCCGGAGCATAAAGGCGGGTTCGTTCCGTTTTCGCTGGACCTCACAGAATGGCTGCACGAGGAAGGCGAAAATCTACTTACCGTCCACCTGGATTCCAGAGAACGGACAGACATCCCTCCTTTCGGCGGCACCGTCGATTATCTGGTCTTCGGTGGAATCTATCGCGAAGTAGCACTGAGGATTGTCGAGCCGGCATTTATCGAGAACGTGTTCGTCAAACCGATGAACGTGTTGAGCGATTCTCCGTATGTCGAGGTCGACGTCACTTTAACGAACCTGGGCGAAAGCGTCAGAGAACTTTCGCTGTATATGGCATTCGGCAAACTCGAAAGGATCGAAGAAGCCGAGGTGATGTCCGAGGCGCCGGTTCCTGTCACGCTTCCCGCAAAGTCGACACAGACGACCACAATCACGCTGCGTCCGCATAAAAAGGTAGCGCTATGGTCCATCGATACGCCGCAGCTTTATCGAATGATCGTTCAGCTCAATAACGAGACGCGGGCAGCCGAGGACCGGAAGTGGTCGACATTTGGCTTCCGCGAGGCCCGCTTCAAGGAGGACGGTTTCTACCTCAACGGAGAACGAGTCCAGTTGATGGGCCTGAATCGCCACCAAACCTTCCCGTTCATTGGCGCTGCCGCACCGGAGAGACTGCAGCGCAAGGATGCCGACATCCTCAAGTACGAGTGCGGCGTGAACATTGCCAGAACATCCCACTATCCGCAGTCACGGCATTTTCTTGATCGGTGCGATGAGATCGGACTGCTGGTATTCGAAGAAATACCGGGTTGGCAGCACATCGGAGATATGGCCTGGCAGGGCCTGGCGCTTCGCGACGTCGAGGCGATGATCCAGCGCGACCACAATCACCCATCGATCATCATGTGGGGCGTGCGCATCAATGAGTCGTGGGACAACACGGAGTTCTATACCAAAACAAATGCACTTGCCAGAAAGTTGGATCCAACCCGGCAGACGGGTGGCGTACGCTTCTTCCTTGGTTCAGAGTTCCTCGAAGATGTCTTTACGTTCAACGACTTCTCAAACACGATTGTCGAACCAGAACACTCCCCGCATCTGGTCACGGAGTACAACGGGCACATGTTCCCGACAAAGCCATGGGATCACGATGCCCGGCGTGTAGAACACGCAATCCGGCACCTGCGGGTACAGGACCGCGCACGCGCGATGGGAGGCGTGAGCGGCGCAATTGGATGGTGCGCATTCGACTATAACACGCATAAGGAATTCGGTGCCGGGGACAGGATCTGCTACCACGGGGTAATGGATATTTTCCGACTGCCGAAGTATGCGATGTATGCCTATCGGACACAACTGGCAGACCCCAGGGTCCAGCCGGTGCTGAAGATCGCATGCAACTGGAAGCCCGGGGACTACAACGAAGGCGGCACCATTCAGCCCATCACTGTATTGACGAACTGCGACTACGTGGAGGCTTACGTCGGCGGAAAGCTTCAGGGCAAGTTCTTCCCTGACAGGGATGACTTCCCGTTCCTGCCGCATCCGCCGATCAAGCTCCACGACCTCGAAATTCGGCTGGCGTTCCCGTGGGGCGACCTGAGAGTGGTTGGCTTTGTCGACGAAAAACCGGCAATCGAACAATCGATCGATTCGGACGGCGTTCCGGCGCGGCTAGTGCTGAGCGTCGATGACAATGAATTGCGCGCGGATGGCGCAGATATGACAAGGGTTGTCTTCAAGATCATCGATAAGTACGGCAATGTGCTGCCTTACGCGGCGGCTGTCGTAACCCTCGACGCGGAAGGCCCGGCTGATCTGTTGGGAGACACTGTTTTCCCGCTCATCGGCGGGCAGGCAGCAATCTATCTTAAGTCGCGACGCGAGACGGGCGAGGTAATCGTCCGGGCGACTACGCCGCGACTGGCACCGGCGCAGGTTACTGTAGGATTGAGGTGA
- a CDS encoding LysM peptidoglycan-binding domain-containing protein: protein MKKASAVTLTFVIVLLIASTLPGYAQATTYVVQPGDTLAIIAGKYNTSASAIAAANNLSNWNLIYAGSTLIIPSANTGGTGTQPSSNLIRYIVKSGDTLSQIAVNYNTSVQAIKNANGFTSSYIYPNQGIWVPVGVYVPPANKPPTYPSGQYYWVQPGDNLFAIGLRFGVNIYRIAEANGILNLNRIYAGVPLLIPR, encoded by the coding sequence ATGAAAAAGGCTTCAGCCGTTACATTGACCTTCGTCATTGTGTTGCTCATTGCCTCCACACTGCCGGGGTACGCGCAAGCGACCACATATGTCGTTCAGCCGGGTGATACACTTGCCATCATTGCCGGCAAGTACAACACATCCGCGAGCGCAATTGCGGCGGCAAACAATTTGTCGAACTGGAACTTGATCTACGCCGGTTCGACCCTGATCATTCCATCCGCGAATACTGGCGGAACGGGAACGCAACCTTCAAGCAACCTTATACGGTATATCGTAAAGAGCGGCGATACGCTGAGTCAGATCGCCGTGAATTACAACACCTCGGTGCAGGCCATCAAGAATGCGAACGGGTTCACCAGCAGCTATATCTATCCTAACCAGGGGATCTGGGTACCGGTCGGCGTCTATGTGCCGCCCGCGAATAAACCACCCACCTACCCCAGCGGTCAATACTATTGGGTACAGCCCGGGGATAATCTATTTGCGATTGGACTGCGGTTCGGCGTGAACATTTATCGAATCGCGGAAGCGAACGGTATTCTGAACTTGAACCGCATTTATGCGGGCGTACCGCTTCTCATCCCGCGGTAG
- a CDS encoding trypsin-like peptidase domain-containing protein, translating into MTNQRDIDAALYDLQHGNTEKARERLRIIVRTPSNPREWRAQAWITLADSFFTSAEKRACLTMAMELDPQNPDAYKRLGRLAMPPPPGMAPPKPTAPLVASLRASKSVLAGYFPTIGVFDGPNGAGTGFFVTPSGLVATTRNVIGGCLTVTLELAPGQRAQGTVVWSSAVLDLALIDTPYTVGSLLNLAPSVAVLPDQYLTAHTYAQSPIHGRGRPYTQQMPEGWFATDMEAVWDAGGGPITNKDNAVVGMLTRNCTRKSPAVFGLSLGVIQAQAQRAESRLSDALPRRYCPSCGQTAWGELNAVYCHHCGASFSEDWMR; encoded by the coding sequence ATGACTAACCAGCGTGATATTGACGCGGCACTCTACGACCTTCAGCACGGGAATACAGAAAAAGCGCGGGAACGCCTGAGGATCATTGTCCGCACCCCGTCAAACCCGCGCGAGTGGCGCGCGCAGGCGTGGATCACGCTGGCGGACTCCTTCTTTACGTCCGCGGAGAAGCGCGCCTGCCTGACGATGGCGATGGAGCTCGACCCGCAGAACCCGGATGCTTACAAGCGTCTTGGGCGATTGGCGATGCCGCCGCCGCCGGGGATGGCGCCTCCTAAGCCGACCGCGCCGCTGGTGGCTTCCTTGCGGGCCTCGAAATCGGTGCTTGCGGGGTATTTTCCCACAATTGGGGTTTTCGACGGACCGAATGGGGCGGGAACGGGTTTCTTCGTGACTCCCAGCGGCCTGGTGGCAACCACCCGCAACGTCATCGGCGGTTGTCTCACCGTCACGCTTGAGCTTGCGCCCGGCCAGCGTGCGCAGGGAACTGTGGTCTGGTCGTCGGCGGTGCTCGACCTTGCGCTCATTGACACCCCATATACGGTCGGATCGCTGCTCAATCTGGCACCATCGGTCGCGGTGCTTCCGGACCAATACCTGACTGCGCATACTTACGCACAGTCGCCGATTCACGGCCGTGGACGGCCGTATACCCAACAAATGCCAGAAGGCTGGTTCGCCACCGATATGGAAGCGGTTTGGGACGCAGGCGGTGGGCCGATCACCAACAAGGACAACGCAGTGGTCGGGATGCTGACGCGGAACTGCACGAGAAAATCACCGGCTGTATTCGGTCTCTCGCTAGGGGTCATTCAGGCGCAGGCACAGCGCGCCGAGAGCCGGCTCTCGGATGCGTTGCCGAGGCGTTACTGTCCTAGCTGTGGCCAGACCGCCTGGGGCGAACTCAACGCGGTCTACTGCCACCACTGCGGGGCATCATTCAGCGAAGATTGGATGCGCTGA
- a CDS encoding carbohydrate ABC transporter permease has protein sequence MRTIATYSFLTVLAALWLVPVLASLLTAVRTMDDITLYGFWTIPRELSFTNFNEAWAQAHVSTYLGNSFIITIPALFFTLLLSSLTAYALARFKFRLNLPIYFMFVAGTLLPFQILLLPVFRLANTFGIYNTYWALIVIHTAFQMGFCTFVLRNFMRTVPSEIFEAAKVDGCSEFKIYWRIMLPLSLPAMASLATLEFTWIFNDYIWAIVLVSKQSLMPATAGLATLRGQYTTNWPVITAGALLSTIPTLIVFVFLQRYFIQGLTLGSGK, from the coding sequence ATGCGCACGATTGCGACGTATTCGTTTCTGACTGTGCTGGCGGCCTTATGGCTCGTCCCGGTGCTGGCTTCCTTGCTGACGGCTGTCCGTACGATGGACGACATCACGCTTTACGGTTTCTGGACCATCCCGCGCGAGTTGTCCTTCACCAACTTCAATGAGGCATGGGCGCAGGCTCATGTGAGCACCTATCTGGGAAACAGTTTCATCATCACGATCCCGGCGCTGTTCTTCACGCTACTGCTGTCGTCGCTTACGGCGTACGCACTGGCGCGTTTTAAGTTTCGGCTGAACTTACCCATATACTTCATGTTCGTCGCTGGGACACTGCTGCCGTTCCAGATTCTGCTGCTGCCAGTGTTCCGGCTGGCGAACACGTTTGGCATATACAACACGTATTGGGCACTCATTGTCATTCACACGGCGTTTCAGATGGGATTTTGCACGTTCGTCCTGCGGAACTTTATGCGGACCGTGCCAAGCGAAATTTTCGAGGCCGCAAAGGTAGACGGCTGCAGTGAGTTCAAGATTTACTGGCGCATCATGCTGCCACTGAGTTTGCCGGCAATGGCATCACTGGCAACGCTCGAGTTTACCTGGATTTTCAATGACTATATCTGGGCAATCGTACTGGTGAGCAAGCAATCGCTGATGCCCGCGACAGCTGGCCTGGCGACGCTACGTGGTCAGTATACGACAAATTGGCCGGTCATCACCGCTGGAGCGCTGCTTTCAACAATACCTACACTGATCGTCTTTGTGTTCCTGCAGCGGTACTTTATCCAGGGTTTGACGCTCGGCAGCGGAAAATAG
- a CDS encoding ROK family transcriptional regulator, giving the protein MLLQQLLAAESTNRQELSRLTGLSPATVNNLVSDLIKRGLVVEVGFEESQGGRPTTTFSINPKYGTCIGIDCSETYLHFELFDLQLRNLATHEIEITQKHNRPEHIVAYIADGLETLLAQNCTPSHSVVGVGVSIPGPFEHNTGVSVFAPYWGWRDVPIQRLLEKSVKFPLYLDNPLKFNAIAEQWLGAGRGIENFVSVFLGTGVGAGIVIDGALFRGSSNSAGEWGHTPFVYNGRRCRCGSRGCLEAYIGAPGLIQSLRETAPDSPYLEDTHHSETIRGLIDGYIRGDPVAQEVCSEYAQMVGAGLATLVNIINPELIVLGSWLAKQIGPHILSEVQEVVARYALAKSARATRIVISQFERSAVSIGGAAVALEKFLDDAMVAEA; this is encoded by the coding sequence ATGCTGCTGCAGCAGCTGCTTGCCGCCGAATCGACAAACCGACAAGAACTCAGCCGGTTGACCGGGCTGAGCCCTGCTACGGTAAACAACCTTGTCAGCGACCTCATCAAGCGGGGATTGGTGGTCGAAGTCGGCTTTGAGGAGTCACAAGGCGGGCGTCCCACTACGACTTTCTCGATTAACCCCAAGTATGGGACGTGCATCGGAATCGACTGCTCGGAGACGTATCTGCACTTCGAGCTGTTTGATCTGCAGCTACGAAACCTTGCCACGCACGAAATCGAAATCACGCAGAAGCACAACCGGCCCGAGCACATCGTCGCCTATATTGCCGATGGGCTGGAGACTCTGCTCGCCCAAAACTGCACGCCAAGCCATTCGGTGGTCGGTGTAGGGGTCAGCATTCCGGGGCCATTCGAACACAACACTGGCGTATCCGTCTTTGCGCCGTACTGGGGGTGGCGAGACGTCCCTATCCAGAGACTACTGGAGAAGTCGGTCAAATTCCCGTTATATCTCGACAATCCGTTGAAGTTCAACGCCATCGCGGAGCAGTGGCTCGGAGCGGGACGCGGCATAGAGAACTTCGTAAGCGTGTTCCTTGGCACAGGCGTAGGGGCCGGCATTGTAATCGACGGAGCGCTGTTCCGTGGATCAAGCAACAGTGCAGGCGAATGGGGACATACACCCTTCGTGTACAACGGCCGGCGCTGCCGGTGCGGCAGCAGAGGATGCCTTGAGGCTTATATCGGAGCACCTGGGCTGATTCAGAGCCTGCGCGAAACCGCCCCCGACAGTCCATATCTTGAGGATACGCACCACTCCGAGACCATTCGGGGACTCATCGACGGGTATATACGGGGCGACCCGGTAGCCCAGGAGGTGTGCAGCGAGTACGCACAGATGGTGGGTGCGGGACTTGCCACGCTGGTGAACATTATCAACCCTGAACTGATCGTACTGGGATCGTGGCTGGCCAAACAGATTGGCCCGCACATCCTTTCAGAGGTTCAGGAGGTTGTTGCACGATACGCGCTCGCAAAGTCCGCGCGGGCAACACGAATCGTTATCAGCCAGTTTGAGCGAAGCGCCGTAAGCATCGGCGGCGCTGCGGTAGCGCTGGAGAAATTTCTAGACGATGCCATGGTCGCGGAAGCATAG
- a CDS encoding carbohydrate ABC transporter substrate-binding protein: MSRFKSLLFAALLIAVLVVLPTFAQPSVITFSSFQSDPVPRAVDEALVADWNALNPETPVELSTVAHEDFKQAIRTYLVADPAPDVLTWFAGNRARFFIDRDLILPFTDAWEANGYDDVYGAGFNALATVGEDKYFLPTSYYWWAVYYRPSLFEAAGITEPVETWDDLLAACDSLNAIGVAPFTIGTKFRWPAAGWFDYINMRTNGPQFHIDLMLLKESYTDERVKQTFANWAQLFEHNCFIEDPAAYDWNEALDFMAQGEAAMYLIGDFVRNSYPDELEADLDFFRFPIIDPEMPIGEDAPTDGYFIPKNAANPEGAKNFLLYLGSQEVQQAAFDERGSLPTRTDVDISGATPGVQKGIDLILSADFIAQFYDRDTTPEMADAGMNVMVEFWDDPSLIDDLLEALDEERIRLAELQAAEE; the protein is encoded by the coding sequence ATGTCTCGCTTCAAGAGTCTACTGTTTGCCGCATTGTTAATCGCGGTACTTGTCGTTCTCCCAACATTTGCACAGCCCAGCGTCATTACGTTCAGTTCATTTCAAAGCGACCCCGTACCGCGTGCTGTGGATGAAGCGTTGGTGGCGGACTGGAACGCCCTAAACCCTGAGACACCGGTTGAGCTGTCGACCGTCGCACACGAAGACTTCAAACAAGCGATCCGCACGTACCTCGTTGCCGATCCTGCACCCGATGTCCTGACGTGGTTCGCGGGCAACCGTGCTCGGTTCTTCATTGACCGCGACCTGATTCTCCCGTTCACCGATGCCTGGGAAGCCAATGGCTACGATGACGTCTACGGCGCAGGATTCAACGCGCTGGCGACCGTCGGTGAGGATAAGTACTTCCTGCCGACCAGCTACTACTGGTGGGCGGTGTACTATCGTCCATCGCTGTTCGAAGCAGCAGGCATCACTGAACCGGTTGAGACGTGGGACGACCTGTTGGCCGCTTGCGACTCTCTGAATGCCATCGGCGTTGCGCCGTTCACAATTGGCACCAAGTTCCGCTGGCCCGCGGCCGGTTGGTTCGATTACATCAACATGCGCACGAACGGGCCGCAGTTCCACATCGATCTGATGCTGCTGAAGGAAAGTTACACCGACGAGCGCGTCAAGCAGACATTCGCCAACTGGGCACAGCTGTTCGAACACAACTGCTTCATCGAAGATCCGGCCGCCTATGACTGGAACGAAGCGCTCGATTTCATGGCGCAGGGCGAAGCGGCGATGTACCTCATCGGCGATTTCGTGCGCAACTCCTACCCCGATGAGCTTGAAGCCGATCTCGACTTCTTCCGCTTCCCGATCATTGATCCGGAAATGCCGATCGGTGAGGATGCCCCGACTGACGGTTACTTCATCCCGAAGAACGCCGCCAACCCAGAAGGTGCGAAGAATTTCCTACTGTACCTCGGCTCGCAGGAAGTGCAGCAGGCAGCCTTTGACGAGCGCGGTTCACTCCCAACCCGTACCGATGTCGACATCAGTGGCGCAACACCGGGTGTCCAGAAAGGCATCGACCTGATCCTGTCGGCGGACTTCATCGCGCAGTTCTATGACCGCGACACCACACCGGAGATGGCCGACGCGGGCATGAACGTGATGGTCGAGTTCTGGGACGATCCGTCGCTCATCGACGACTTGCTTGAAGCGCTGGACGAGGAACGTATACGCCTTGCCGAACTGCAAGCCGCGGAAGAGTAA
- a CDS encoding sugar ABC transporter permease, translated as MLLNGDMKGGRVYKIIFYAPLVLSGPVIGLIWAWVYHPADGLINTILRAAGVGDPPGWLGDRGLTANFAILVAAVWRQVGYVMILYLAGLKNIDPSLVDAALVDGASRWQLFRRVILPMLAPVTTIVMVISIIDSLRSFDLVRIMTNGGADTQVLANMMYVEMEKYDYGLAAAVAVVLFLLTLMPISIYLWRSVKTELEY; from the coding sequence ATGCTGCTCAATGGCGACATGAAGGGAGGGCGTGTCTACAAAATCATCTTTTACGCCCCCCTGGTGCTATCAGGGCCTGTGATTGGACTGATATGGGCGTGGGTATACCATCCGGCCGACGGCCTGATCAATACGATCTTGCGCGCCGCGGGTGTGGGCGATCCGCCGGGATGGCTAGGCGACCGTGGGCTGACGGCCAACTTTGCGATTCTGGTGGCGGCGGTCTGGCGGCAAGTCGGCTACGTGATGATTCTGTATCTGGCTGGCCTGAAAAATATCGACCCCAGCCTGGTTGATGCAGCGCTGGTCGATGGCGCAAGCCGATGGCAACTATTCCGCCGCGTCATTCTACCGATGCTGGCGCCTGTGACAACGATTGTGATGGTTATTTCCATCATCGACTCGCTCCGCAGCTTCGACCTTGTGCGGATCATGACCAACGGCGGCGCCGACACCCAGGTGCTGGCGAACATGATGTATGTGGAAATGGAAAAGTATGACTACGGGCTGGCGGCAGCGGTTGCGGTCGTACTCTTCCTTTTGACGCTCATGCCGATCAGTATTTACCTGTGGCGCAGTGTTAAGACCGAGCTGGAATACTAA
- the alr gene encoding alanine racemase, which yields MISLYDLLQAGNGQLYGQPVAQIFTGICLGPQPADKNQLFVATVTPNGDTHRFIERAIANGVTGVLCSRVPDCDTSAVTVIIVRDTQNALMAWAKFILKRYQPEIIAVGGSSGKSTTAHVLQHVLSTRFQVHDNVGIEVENRNSLPVSLASLMPEQRYSVMRFPITQPGEIESILGVMQPTVSILTNIHHAHLEAYESIERVAEDQGRLLHALGQGGLAVVNADDEYVRIARGMTTAKTVSVSIDNFGNDFMAYNVIVGVQGTGFDILHNGKRYLGCWSPLLGRHNLYPVLFALATAVVHGGMRVEEVLQAITTLETLPGRMKAFVGLNNSLVVDDTHSSNTESMMAALDWLAAVRDSRQNAIAILGEFDAHGDYAQYGPRLVGQKTFQSSNVLITQGAGATVIGRAAHEWGMNQQDIHNGYGTVGVLNTLFGRYGLTSNDVLLVKGGPEDEMGQLLEGLVKQEMARTTSVRRALIRRTVGTGRPTWIEVDAGAIANNVRLVKQMIGANVTLMAVVKADGYGHGASLVAQTALANGAEYLGVANVNEAIELRTAGVIAPILILSYTPYDCVRLAIQHNLTLSLYDTELAQAYDHAARDAGQRLKVHIKVDSGMGRLGLLPHESMALFRQFRSLPYLEIEGIYTHFSTSDSDQVHVAEQMVKFRDVVRPLRAAGFDIKYVHAANSAGTLTSADHHFSMVRVGIAIYGQNPSSQVTLPVGFQPAMTWKATVAQVRTLPKGHPVGYGNTYVTPREERIAVLAVGYADGYRRQHNDGEVLIHGKRAPILGRVSMEKTVVSVGHIPEVGIGDEAVLLGRQGDDYIGADELADRLGTINYEILTNALPRVPRR from the coding sequence ATGATTAGCCTGTACGATCTGCTTCAAGCAGGGAATGGTCAACTGTACGGACAGCCGGTGGCGCAGATCTTCACCGGCATTTGTCTTGGGCCGCAGCCTGCAGATAAGAACCAGCTGTTTGTGGCAACGGTTACGCCCAACGGAGATACGCACCGTTTCATAGAGCGTGCGATCGCCAACGGCGTCACGGGGGTACTGTGCAGCCGCGTACCGGACTGCGACACGTCGGCTGTGACGGTGATCATCGTGCGCGACACGCAGAACGCACTGATGGCATGGGCGAAATTCATCCTGAAGCGCTATCAGCCAGAAATCATCGCCGTTGGCGGGTCCTCCGGGAAGTCGACGACTGCCCATGTCCTGCAACATGTTTTGAGCACACGCTTTCAAGTTCATGACAATGTCGGAATCGAGGTCGAGAACCGGAATTCACTGCCAGTCAGCCTTGCCAGCCTCATGCCGGAACAGCGATACAGTGTAATGCGGTTTCCGATCACGCAGCCGGGGGAAATTGAGTCAATCCTGGGCGTGATGCAGCCGACGGTCAGCATCCTGACGAACATCCACCATGCGCATCTGGAAGCGTACGAGTCGATTGAACGCGTGGCCGAGGATCAGGGGCGGCTGCTGCACGCCCTTGGACAGGGTGGGCTGGCGGTGGTCAACGCCGACGATGAATACGTGCGGATTGCGCGGGGTATGACAACGGCGAAGACGGTCAGCGTGAGCATCGACAACTTCGGCAACGATTTCATGGCGTATAACGTAATCGTCGGCGTGCAGGGTACCGGTTTCGATATCCTGCACAACGGTAAGCGATACCTTGGATGCTGGAGCCCGCTGCTAGGCCGGCACAATCTCTATCCGGTCCTCTTCGCGCTGGCAACCGCGGTTGTCCACGGGGGCATGCGCGTGGAAGAAGTCCTTCAGGCTATCACTACGCTTGAGACGCTTCCGGGCCGCATGAAGGCTTTCGTGGGTCTTAATAATTCGCTCGTCGTCGATGATACGCACAGCTCAAATACTGAGTCGATGATGGCGGCGCTCGACTGGCTGGCCGCGGTCCGCGACTCGCGACAGAATGCCATCGCTATTCTAGGTGAGTTTGACGCGCATGGTGACTACGCGCAGTATGGTCCGCGGCTCGTCGGCCAAAAGACATTCCAGTCCTCAAACGTGTTGATTACACAGGGCGCAGGGGCAACCGTCATTGGACGAGCGGCTCACGAATGGGGCATGAACCAGCAAGACATCCACAATGGATATGGCACGGTTGGCGTGCTAAACACGCTGTTCGGGCGTTATGGCCTAACCTCAAACGATGTTCTGCTCGTCAAAGGCGGCCCCGAAGACGAGATGGGTCAGCTCCTTGAGGGACTCGTGAAGCAGGAAATGGCGCGGACCACCAGCGTCCGCCGCGCGCTTATCCGGCGCACAGTAGGAACCGGGCGTCCAACCTGGATCGAAGTCGATGCAGGCGCGATTGCCAACAACGTGCGACTCGTCAAGCAGATGATTGGCGCGAATGTCACGTTAATGGCGGTGGTCAAGGCCGATGGGTATGGACACGGCGCTTCGCTGGTGGCGCAGACCGCGCTGGCGAACGGCGCCGAGTATCTGGGCGTGGCGAACGTCAACGAAGCAATAGAACTGCGCACGGCAGGGGTCATTGCGCCGATCCTGATCCTGAGCTACACACCTTACGACTGCGTGCGACTGGCGATCCAGCATAACCTGACGCTTTCGCTTTACGACACCGAGCTGGCGCAAGCCTACGACCACGCCGCACGTGATGCGGGGCAACGACTTAAGGTTCACATCAAGGTCGATTCGGGGATGGGCCGGCTTGGACTGCTGCCGCACGAGTCGATGGCACTGTTCCGACAGTTCCGCAGCCTACCCTATCTCGAAATCGAAGGTATCTATACACACTTCTCGACTTCGGACAGTGATCAGGTACATGTGGCCGAGCAGATGGTCAAGTTCCGCGATGTGGTGAGGCCGCTGCGGGCTGCCGGGTTTGACATCAAGTATGTACACGCCGCAAACAGCGCGGGAACACTGACATCTGCGGACCATCACTTCTCGATGGTTCGGGTCGGAATAGCTATTTATGGGCAGAACCCGTCCTCGCAAGTGACCCTGCCGGTCGGATTTCAGCCAGCCATGACCTGGAAAGCGACTGTCGCGCAAGTGCGAACCCTGCCCAAAGGTCATCCGGTGGGCTATGGCAACACTTACGTGACACCGCGCGAGGAACGGATAGCAGTGCTGGCTGTGGGCTATGCCGATGGTTATCGCAGACAGCACAACGACGGTGAAGTCCTGATTCACGGTAAGCGAGCGCCAATCCTGGGCCGGGTCAGCATGGAGAAGACGGTCGTCTCGGTTGGCCATATTCCTGAAGTCGGCATTGGGGATGAAGCCGTATTGCTGGGACGGCAGGGCGACGATTACATCGGTGCGGACGAGCTGGCTGACCGGCTTGGTACGATCAACTACGAAATCCTGACCAACGCGCTGCCGAGAGTTCCACGCCGGTAG